One Aegilops tauschii subsp. strangulata cultivar AL8/78 chromosome 2, Aet v6.0, whole genome shotgun sequence genomic window, AGCACCACCATCCGTCCGAGTGCCGCACCTGCGAGGAATAAAAAACCCTGGCATAAACTACTAACCGGAGGGAACACACCAGGATTCCCCTCCACACCACCGGCCGCCGGAGCGGCAGGCAGAGGGGAGGAAAAATCCATGGGCTCACCGGTGAAGCCTGGAGGGGAGAGTTTGTTCTAGCCGTCTTGGGTTAGGATCAGGTTCGGCTTTATTGAAAGCAGAAGTATTGAGCGTGGGTTATCGTAGTGAGGGCATCGCCGGATCCACGTGTGTGGATGGTTTTAGGCCAAAATAGCTTAGTTTTTTAGGTTGTTCATCGTCTTGGcttcggcggcggcgatggcgacgCTGAATAAAATTTCTTCAGATCCTTCTCCGACAAGGCAATTGGTCCTATGGTTGGGGATGGATCTGAAATCCAGTCTGTTCAAGTAAGGATGGTGCGGCGGCGACATCCTTGTGGTGGACCTGTGATCTCGGGTTCCGCCATTGCGACGACGTTTGCTCCAGCGCCGGCgcggagcttgggaggtagtccaggagcgggtaTAGATTGTGGTCTGCATTGACGACATCTGCAAGATGGTGGATTGTGTGCTCGGTTCGTGGTACGTGGATGGCAGGTATGGTTTCCTCCTTAGATGTCTTGGTCATGTGGGGGTGCCAGATCTGAAGTTTgatggcgtgtccggggtgttgccccggtctgattcgttcaacggtAATGGTTTCGCCTTTGGCGAGCCACCTTGAAGATTCGCAAAGTTGCttatcagcgatggagccgcgtgGAGCTCGGGTGTGGTGGTGATCCATCACTTCTTTCTTTGGTGGTTGTTGCGGTGGTGCCAGAGGCAAGTGAGGTGTCAAGTTCAGAGGTTTCCTCAGTCTTGTTTGTAATTTTATTTCTTGGTTGATGTTCCTTTGTGCAAAAGTTAGCGTTCTACATTGTATTTAGTCTTGTCAGATCGGTGTGCACATGACTTGTACTATGATCCGTATAATATAAATGAGATAtgtattactccctccgtcccataatgtaagacgttttgaCTCTAGTATAGTGtaaaaaaacgtcttacattatgggacggagggagtatcattaAAAAAACTGTTGCACTGAAAAAAATAGAATAGGAACTCTCGGATGGAGGCCCGAAATTATTCATTGCAATGCAGTATCACCGCAAAACAGAAGAACGTGACAGGTCGATCAGCCTCAGCGACCCACGACCTAGCACGCCGGCAACGGGGTCCCGCACAGGCACTTGTTGTGCTCGTAGGCCTCCGGCTTGAACCGACCCATGTTCCCGCCGGTGGGTATCTCCCCGCAGAGCTGGTTGTAGCTGAGGTCGAGCGTGGTCAACTTCTTCAACTGCGCCAGCGACGCCGGCACGCCGCCGTAGATCCGGTCGCGGCTCATGTTGAGGAACAGCAGGTTCTCTGGCATCACCACGCCGGTCAGGTTGAACCGCAGCCTGTTCCCGGACAGGTCGACGTCGTATACCGTGTTCCGCCGGCCGAACAGGAACGCCGCGTCCCCAGTGAGCATGTTGTTGGCCACCCGGAAGTTCATGAAGTACCTCTCGCGCGCGTACGTCCGGGGGATCGGCCCCGTCAGCCGGTTGTTTGTCAGCGTCAGGCCGAGCGGCCTGTCGGGCGCGCCGTTGCTCACCAGCCGCGGCGGGATCCGGCCGACCAGGCGGTTGTTCGAGGCGTCGAAGTAGGTCAGGTAAGGCAGGTCCTGGAGCGACCTGGGGATTCTTCCGGTCAGCTTGTTGCTGAAGAAGCTGACGGAGGTGAGGTTCGTGCGGGAGAGCGACGCCGGCAGGGAGCCCGAGACGGAGGTGCGCATGATGTTGAAGATGGAGAGGTGCGAGAGTTTGCCGAACGTGTCCGGGATGGGGCCATGGAGGCCCGGGATGCTGTGGATGCTGATGGTGTGGAGCTGGTCGAGGTCGCCGATGGCCGGTGGGATCGTGGAGGTGATGTTGACGTTCTGGAGGAAGATGGCGACGACGCGGCGGTCCTGGTTGCAGTGGGCGTACGGCCAGTTGCACTGGTCGGTGCCGGGCAGCAAGGACACCAGCGCGGCCTGGTCGCCGAACTGCTCCTTGATCTTGAGGAGCGTCCGGAAGTCTGGGTTGTCGCCGGGCTGCTGAGAGAATGACGCGGTGAGCTGGAGAGAGTAGGAGGAGAAGTGCAACGTGGTTGGTCATGTTGATCGATCGAACTGGTACGAGTGAGTAACAGAGAATGCTGCTCAGCTATTTGTAGGCAGTTCAAATCAGCTGGATAATCTCGCCGGAAATTAGTCAACTGGATTGATGTGATCATGAAGGCAGCCAAAGCGTGGTCAAAGTTTTTGTGAGTGGCTTGGTGCACTTGCAAGGGAGAGGAACGTGCGGTTTCTTGCCAAGCACTTGATAGACATTGAACGGTACTTATTCTCTGAGTCTATCTACATCGACTAAAATTCATTCCTATGAAATTCCTGCGAAATTCCTTTATTCCAAACAGGCCTCTCACATATGAAGGGATATGTTTTAATCTCCACCAATGTTTCAACTAAAACGGGTACTGAAGTAAACCCCAAATACAATGCATCCATAATTTCTCGCTGGTTTCTAGTTGATTTCTGAAATCATCTCTTGAGGAACCTTTTGAACCAGCCGGCGGAGCGCTTGGGGTACCGCTTCCGACCATGGTTATAATCCACAAAGTGTAACCCGAAGCGCACCGTGTACCCGCTCGCCCACTCGAAGTTGTCTAACAGCGACCACGCGAAGTACCCCTTCACGTTCGCCCCGTCCCTGCAGTAAAATCAGCACAATGAACTCTcagttgatgtcttgacatagtTGGATTATAAAAGTCAAAGTGCTAGCTTTGACCTGATCGTACTCAGCAGGGCATCAAGGTGCATGTGGTGGTACTCTATCCTGGCATCGTCCTTGAGGGCTTCCTCGAGTGGTAGGCTCTTGTTGTTGGCTTCATCGACACCTAAAATATAGAGAGAAGAAAAATAATTTTTCTGATAAGTTTGAACCTGGTTGCTCACCATTTCCAGGGGAGGAAAATGTACTTGCCGTTTTCAGTGATGTAGACGATCGGATTGCGGTACTTCTCCTTGAGATAAAGTAGAAGATCACGGAACCCTTTAGGGTAGACATAGAGCCAAGGTGAAGCAGCCTAAATGCACATCATTTACTCGGTCAACTAAACCACCAGACaagaggaggggggggggggcaagttACCTGAGGACCTATGGGGACACCATTTCGAACACCTGGCATAATTGGGCAATGTTAGCATGTTTTTCTAAAACCGGAACATTTCCTTAACATTGTTAGGCTGGCAAACGAGAACACTGACCGGTAAGATTTGCTTGAGCATCGGTAGAGTAGCTGTTCCTCAGGCCATTTGATAGAGGAAGGCTACCCGCGTAGTTTGTAGTATAGTAGTTGATTCCAATGAAGTCGAATGAATCCTTCACCAATTCAGACTGTTTTTTGGTGAACTGCGGCAGACGGTTTCCTACTAATTCTTTCATACTCTCGGGGTAGTCTCCTCTGGCGAGCGGGTCCAAAAACCTACAGGGTTTTTATTCTTGGCGAGATCAATCTGTATTCTTTTCTAGACTTCTAAAATGAAATTATGCAGGAATCACACGTAGAGAGTTTACCATCCAAGCATGAATTCGATGGCGCGTCTCGTCGCGACGACGCTTGATTTTGAACGGGACAAGGGAGTGAACCAGTTTGACACCAAACTTATTCCGATCTTCCCCTTCTGCTCGGCCTGCATTTCATTGATGTGCAACATATCAATCACGTTCATGGATGAACTGCAACTACATGATATATATAATGAAGGGCTGGGTCAGTCACCTTATATTTCTGTTTATACAATCTAGCTGCTGCTGCATGAGCGAGTATCTGATGGTGGGCTGCAGTGTACGGCTCCCTTCCTGAATCTCCGGCGCTGCAGTTTGCCTTCTCCCAAGGCGAACACCGGCCCGGCGCAAATACACCCCTTTCATAACCCGTGACGCAGAAGGACCAGGGCTCGTTGAACGTGATCCAGTGCTTCACCCGATCTCCGAATTCTCTGAAGCAGACTTCAGCATAATCTTTGTAGTCATTTCTGCACCGGTGTCAGTTGGTTATTTTGCAAGTTAACGTATACATGTTTTTAGAAGATAAATAGTGGTTGACTTACATGATATTAGGGCTAAGAAATCCTCCATATTTGTCTTCCAATCCCTGTGGAGAGTCCCAGTGAAAAAGGGTCACAAATGGCTGCACCCCTGCAGGTATATAAAGATAGCAAATCTTAAGAATTGTATGATGAAATAAAGGACCTGATGTTCGATGCAGTTTGGTACATTGGATATAATAAACACAATTAAATACTGACAGTTAGACGACCTACCTTTGGACAGCAGCTCATCGATCAAGTTGTTGTAATACTTGATGCCTTCTCGGTTGACTCCACCTTTGAGAGTTCCATCTATCATGCATTAAGACATTATATGATCGATGTGAACATAATATATAAATTAGGAAATGGCAAGATAGTGCAAAATGTTCTAGTTGAGAGAACAAAAATGATAGTAGAAGTATTGAGTCTGACAATATCATACCTGGAAGAATTCTTGTCCATGAGATGGAAAACCTGTATGCGTCCATTCCCATATCCTTCATGAGGCGCACATCTTCCTACGTTTTTGGCAAATTAGGATCAGTACTACCTAGTTTCTTCTTGTTGGATTGGAACTGATATTCAAAGATCTTGTCACAGTATGATCTTAATCAACAACTTTAGCACATGATTTATGAAATATCTTAAAGATCTAATTAAAAAGCAGGACATATAAACTATCCCTACCTTGTAAAGATGGTAGGAGTCCACTGCCACATCCCCATTGCTTCTATCGGCGATTTTATCTGCCAAAGTTATTTACCTTTATGAGAAAAAGGCTACTCTGAACTTCTGTTTGAAATGAAAATTACTTTGCTGGTTATCACACCATTGGTCAATAGAATGGCCTAGTTGTCAACAGAACTAAAAATTTGGACATAGAAATTTGGTAAGACTTTATGAACATTTCATGCTGTGAAATAGAAAAAACAATAATTTCTGTTGCTCTCACTCCCTAAAAAGGTCTTTGATAATGTTCCTGAGTGCTGAACATTTTTCTATAAAAAGATACATACGCTGCGTGTAGAAGATGTATATACATGCCTGGGTGCTGGTGAGTGAAGTTGTCCCAGATGCTTGGTCCCCTGCCCCCCTCCATTGCACCACCCTCATACTGCATGCATGTGAATGTCCAGCAAATTTGTAATAAGACGATGTCAGAACCAAAATTTTCATAATGTAGATATCCTCAAATAATTGTAAGAGGAGACCAGATCCAGAACCGAAGATTTCATATTGTAGAGAGACAATTGGCCAATCACTGCTGGGTCCAGATCAAGGATCAACTCATATATGCTGAACTTGAGTATAATTAGTTTTGTCCAACTTGTTACTAATTCCGGACCATTTTTTCCTGCTCCGTCCATGCATTTCCTAGAACATACCCTGTTTTAACTTTTGATCGTATTCCTAAGAGAGTCCAGCCACGCAGCATCAGCTTATGCTACAGTTTTCATACAAAGAATGTGTGCTGAACTAAGAAAGAAAACCAACGACCTACGCTATGCATGGATCaatgaagtactccctccgttcggaattacttctctcgaaaatggatgtatctagacgttcTAGATACatcgtctagatacatccattttcgagagaagtaattccgaacggagggagtaacagcGAGTGGAAACCTGATAGGACGAGGTGGCCGTCCCAAAGAGGAAGCCCTTGGGGAAGCTCCTCCGGCTTATCGGCCGCCGACCATGGGCGCCGCCGTAGGCGCTGGTAGCGACAACCAGAAGGAGAAGCGGGAGGACAGCCGGCACCAGTGCTCTTGCAGCCATGTGGAGTGATGGCAGGGGCTATGTTGCAGCGTCAGGGCCTCCCTTGGCACCACCTATATAGGCCTGCGTCTGTGTGCATATTTAGCAGAAAAATAATCTGGGCCAATAATTTCTACTTCTGAGATGAGATGGCACATGGCAGGGAACCATGTGTAGTGTTTTTTATGTGCTAGAGACCAAGAACACATGCTCGCATGTGTTGATTTTTGGAACTGCTGTCTCTGTGTTTGATCAGAGTGATAGGGACGACACAGGCTCCGTCTGTGTTGAATTGCTCGCATGAAGGAAGAGAACTGGTGTATAATAGTGTTGCTGCGGATCGGTAGCTGTGCTGCTCGTGAACCATGCGCGCTCTGACTGACTAGCTGCAGCCGGATCGTCAGCACGCGGCTAGCTGCCGCATCAGCCAATACACACGGACACGGGCACGTACGTCTGCCCTGAGATTAGATTGGTAGGGTGCACATTTCTCGTGCCTGTATTAGTACAATGCTTAATCAGAGGGCTGGGTCAGGAATGGCTACACCTGAGTCGATTGAATTTCGAATTTGAGTCGGTCGATCGTTTGTGGCCGTTGGATGCAGATCAAACGGGTGGCAgcctttcttcttcctccagcttcttcttcccAGGCCACCGGCCAAACCGCCTGCGACCACTACCCGCGACCGGCGGCGCTCCCGTGcagcctcgccgccccgccctgCCGGGAACCGCTCCCCACCACCGGTCTTACCGCCGCCCTCGGCCATCACTCCCGCGTCTGTTTTTTTTCTCCGGTGAAGCCCCACCACCGTCCTCACCCTAAGCTCTAAGATAGATATGGGGTTGCCCTCCGACGAGCCCCTTTcttctctttccttctctccggCTCACTCCGGCGAACTCTCAAAATTGATTGACCCAAATTTAAATTCAATCGACTGACATTTAGCTAATTTGGACTGGGTCATGGCATAGCGACTCATAGGAGTCACCCGTGCGCGTCCTTTGGATAGCAAGTGAAAGCCCCTCCATACAATTTTTTTAATCATGCATTTTTTAAACTCTGTATTTAAAAACATTATAATTCCTTTGATATATGATGGACTTTTTTAAATACAGAGTTTTAAAAAAATGCATGATTAAAAA contains:
- the LOC109771219 gene encoding beta-glucosidase 12 — encoded protein: MAARALVPAVLPLLLLVVATSAYGGAHGRRPISRRSFPKGFLFGTATSSYQYEGGAMEGGRGPSIWDNFTHQHPDKIADRSNGDVAVDSYHLYKEDVRLMKDMGMDAYRFSISWTRILPDGTLKGGVNREGIKYYNNLIDELLSKGVQPFVTLFHWDSPQGLEDKYGGFLSPNIINDYKDYAEVCFREFGDRVKHWITFNEPWSFCVTGYERGVFAPGRCSPWEKANCSAGDSGREPYTAAHHQILAHAAAARLYKQKYKAEQKGKIGISLVSNWFTPLSRSKSSVVATRRAIEFMLGWFLDPLARGDYPESMKELVGNRLPQFTKKQSELVKDSFDFIGINYYTTNYAGSLPLSNGLRNSYSTDAQANLTGVRNGVPIGPQAASPWLYVYPKGFRDLLLYLKEKYRNPIVYITENGVDEANNKSLPLEEALKDDARIEYHHMHLDALLSTIRDGANVKGYFAWSLLDNFEWASGYTVRFGLHFVDYNHGRKRYPKRSAGWFKRFLKR